From Bacillota bacterium LX-D:
AGTATATAGAGCAGCTTTGGGTCATCCCGAGATAGAAGTAGTTGCTATTAATGATTTAACCAGCCCGGAAACTAATGCCCATCTATTAAAATATGATTCTATACACGGCACTTTGCAGGCAGATGTAAAGGCTAAAGAAGGGGCCATTGTTGTTAACGGGAAGGAAGTTAAAGTCTTTGCTGAAAAAGACCCGGCAAACCTTCCTTGGGGTCAAGAAGGGGTAGATATTGTTGTTGAATCGACAGGCCTTTTTACTGATGCTAATAAAGCAAATGCCCACCTTAAAGGAGGAGCTAAAAAAGTCATTATTTCCGCTCCCGGCAAAAATGAAGATGTAACCATTGTTATGGGAGTTAACCAGGAAAAATATGACCCTAAAGCACACCATATTGTTTCCAATGCTTCTTGTACTACTAACTGCTTGGCGCCCGTAGCCAAAGTAATTCAGCAGCAGTTTGGAATACGCCGGGGTTTAATGACTACTGTCCATGCTTTTACTAATGACCAGCGTATTTTAGACCAAGCCCATAAAGATTTACGTCGGGCCAGAACTGCCGGGGCTTCTATTATTCCTACTACAACCGGGGCAGCTAAAGCAGTTGCTTTAGTCTTACCAGAGTTAAAAGGTAAACTAAACGGTTTTGCTATGCGGGTGCCGACGCCAAATGTTTCTGTGGTGGATTTAGTTGTGGAACTGGAAAAGCAAACTTCAGTAGAAGAAATTAACCAAGCTCTTAAAGCAGCTTCCGAGGGAGAATTAAAAGGCATTTTAGGTTATTCCGAAGAGCCTCTAGTTTCGAAAGATTACAATGGCGACAATAATTCTTCAATTGTTGATGCTTTATCTACTATGGTTATGGATGGCAATTTGGCTAAAATAATTGCTTGGTATGATAACGAGTGGGGTTATTCCATGCGGGTTGTAGACCTGACTGCCTATATGGCTAAAAAAGGATTTTAAAGAAAATAATAAAACAGAGTAGCGACTATATTTCAAGATACAGGAGTACAAAAATGAATAAAAAGACCATTAGGGATATAGATGTGCAGGGAAAAAGGGTACTAGTCAGAGTTGACTTTAATGTACCTATGGATGAACAGAAAAAAATAACTGATGACACCAGAATTACTGCTGCCTTGCCAACCATTAAATATTTACAGGAAAAAGGCGCTAAAATAATTTTAACCTCCCATTTGGGAAGGCCAAAAGGCAAAGTAGACCCTAAATATAGCTTGGCACCAGTGGCCGAAAGATTAGGAGAGTTATTAGGGCAAAAAGTTGAATTAGCAAAAGAAGCTGTAGGGCAGGAAACTAAAGAACGTGCTGCCCAATTGAAGGCGGGAGAAGTTCTGCTATTAGAAAACATTCGCTATTATCCAGGAGAAGAAAAGAACGATCCGGAACTGAGCAAAAGTTTAGCTGAGCTAGCAGATGTCTATGTAAATGATGCCTTTGGCACGGCCCACAGGGCTCATGCTTCTACTGCGGGAGTTGCCGAGTATTTACCTGGTGCTGCCGGTTTCTTGATGGAAAAAGAAATTTCCTTCTTGGGGAAAGCTTTGGCTAATCCGGAACATCCCTTTACAGCTATCTTAGGGGGTGCTAAAGTATCAGATAAAATTGGAGTTATTGAAAACCTTTTAACTAAAGTGGATGCTTTAATTATTGGCGGTGGCATGGCCAACACTTTTTTAAAAGCCCAGGGTAGAGAAGTTGGTAAATCTTTAGTTGAGGAAGATAAGCTGGACTTAGCCAAAGAAATTCTTGCTAAGGCAAATGAAAAAAAGGTTGCCTTTTATTTACCTGAGGATGTAGTAGTTGCTACAGCAGTCAGCGCCGAAGCAGAATACAAAGAAGTTACGGTTCAGGAAATTCCGGCAGATTTGATGATTG
This genomic window contains:
- a CDS encoding ArsJ-associated glyceraldehyde-3-phosphate dehydrogenase; its protein translation is MKVKVGINGFGRIGRLVYRAALGHPEIEVVAINDLTSPETNAHLLKYDSIHGTLQADVKAKEGAIVVNGKEVKVFAEKDPANLPWGQEGVDIVVESTGLFTDANKANAHLKGGAKKVIISAPGKNEDVTIVMGVNQEKYDPKAHHIVSNASCTTNCLAPVAKVIQQQFGIRRGLMTTVHAFTNDQRILDQAHKDLRRARTAGASIIPTTTGAAKAVALVLPELKGKLNGFAMRVPTPNVSVVDLVVELEKQTSVEEINQALKAASEGELKGILGYSEEPLVSKDYNGDNNSSIVDALSTMVMDGNLAKIIAWYDNEWGYSMRVVDLTAYMAKKGF
- a CDS encoding phosphoglycerate kinase, whose amino-acid sequence is MNKKTIRDIDVQGKRVLVRVDFNVPMDEQKKITDDTRITAALPTIKYLQEKGAKIILTSHLGRPKGKVDPKYSLAPVAERLGELLGQKVELAKEAVGQETKERAAQLKAGEVLLLENIRYYPGEEKNDPELSKSLAELADVYVNDAFGTAHRAHASTAGVAEYLPGAAGFLMEKEISFLGKALANPEHPFTAILGGAKVSDKIGVIENLLTKVDALIIGGGMANTFLKAQGREVGKSLVEEDKLDLAKEILAKANEKKVAFYLPEDVVVATAVSAEAEYKEVTVQEIPADLMIVDIGPETRQKYAQIIAEAKTVVWNGPMGVFELDNFAQGTIAVAQAMSKLQGQGTTIIGGGDSAAAVEKAGLGDKMTHISTGGGASLEFLEGKKLPGVEALADK